From the Lolium rigidum isolate FL_2022 chromosome 2, APGP_CSIRO_Lrig_0.1, whole genome shotgun sequence genome, one window contains:
- the LOC124687755 gene encoding heavy metal-associated isoprenylated plant protein 47-like yields MTQKIVIQVQMSSDRCRQRAMALVAAARGVDSVALAGDAKDQVVVVGDGVDPVKLTSALRRKVGPAHLVQVGDVKKEEDKKPAAAAAEVVEYQSNPGYYYPYHYQWQPEPVSVAYPISAGDGYGYACARPDTCSIM; encoded by the coding sequence ATGACGCAGAAGATCGTGATCCAGGTGCAGATGTCGAGCGACAGGTGCCGGCAGAGGGCGATGgcgctggtggcggcggcgcgaggggtgGACTCGGTGGCGCTGGCCGGAGACGCCAAAGACCAGGTGGTGGTCGTCGGCGACGGCGTCGACCCCGTTAAGCTCACCAGCGCGCTGCGCAGGAAGGTCGGCCCCGCGCACCTGGTGCAGGTCGGCGACGTCAAGAAGGAGGAGGACAAGAagccggcggcggccgcggccgaggTGGTCGAGTACCAGTCCAACCCGGGGTACTACTACCCGTACCACTACCAATGGCAGCCGGAGCCGGTCAGCGTCGCCTACCCTATTTCTGCCGGCGACGGCTACGGGTACGCGTGCGCGCGGCCGGACACCTGCTCGATAATGTAG